CTAACGGATCGGCCAAGAGCTAGATTAAGCATCGGCCCGTCCGCCCATCGGAGTAGATGATGTCCCGCCCTGTGCCGAACCCCGGCATTCTCGATATTGCGCCCTACACACCCGGCAAGAGCCCGGTGCCGGAACCGGGCCGCAAGGTGTTCAAGCTGTCCGCCAACGAGACGCCGTTCGGGCCGTCGCCGCAGGCGATCGCGGCCTACAAGGCCGCGGCTGACCATCTCGAGGACTATCCGGAGGGCACCTCGCGTGTGCTGCGCGAGGCGATCGGCCGCGCCTACGGCCTCGATCCCGACCGCATCATCTGCGGCGCCGGCTCCGACGAGATCCTCAATCTGCTGGCGCACACCTATCTCGCGCCCGGCGACGAGGCGATCTCGACCACCCACGGCTTCCTGGTCTACCCGATCGCCACCATGGCGAACGGCGCCAGGAACGTGATCGCGGCCGAAAGCAATTTCACCGCCGATGTCGACGCCATCCTCAAGGTGGTGACGCCGCGCACAAAACTGGTCTGGCTCGCCAACCCGAACAATCCGACCGGCACCTACATCCCGTTCGACGAGGTCAAGCGGCTCCGTGCCGCCTTGCCCTCAAATGTGCTGCTGGTGCTCGACGCGGCTTACGCCGACTACGTCTCGCGCAACGACTACGAGCTCGGCATCGAGCTGGTCGCGACCACCGACAA
The window above is part of the Bradyrhizobium sp. PSBB068 genome. Proteins encoded here:
- a CDS encoding histidinol-phosphate transaminase, yielding MSRPVPNPGILDIAPYTPGKSPVPEPGRKVFKLSANETPFGPSPQAIAAYKAAADHLEDYPEGTSRVLREAIGRAYGLDPDRIICGAGSDEILNLLAHTYLAPGDEAISTTHGFLVYPIATMANGARNVIAAESNFTADVDAILKVVTPRTKLVWLANPNNPTGTYIPFDEVKRLRAALPSNVLLVLDAAYADYVSRNDYELGIELVATTDNTVVTHTFSKIHGLAALRVGWMFGPAHIVDACNRIRGPFNVTTPAMLAAVAAIEDTAHVQMSRTHTEQWRNWLTEEIGKLGLKVTPSVANFVLIHFPTDKGRTAAEADAYLTRRGLVLRALNNYKLPHALRMTIGTEEANRLVVEGLRDFLAGTGK